A genomic stretch from Telopea speciosissima isolate NSW1024214 ecotype Mountain lineage chromosome 7, Tspe_v1, whole genome shotgun sequence includes:
- the LOC122669814 gene encoding uncharacterized protein LOC122669814 produces MGSQELEEEELVQMVRDFIESESPSSPSFSSSQGLGTFNQQPNYLTLQEILGSVEDTEDEVHQKILKYLRNKNTAWKTTNLKKWLVMRLRMDGYDASLCRTSWVTTYNCPGGDYEYIDIMMDNDENGGVGRLIIDIDFKSQFELARPTTSYAQLTDTLPCIFVGCETKLNKIISILCTAAKQSLKESGLHVPPWRGTNYMQSKWLSDHCQKVQPIPRISSNNS; encoded by the exons AGAATCAGAATCACCATCATCCCCCTCCTTTTCTTCCTCACAAGGATTAGGTACCTTTAATCAGCAACCCAACTACCTCACTCTACAg GAGATTCTGGGGAGTGTTGAagatactgaagatgaagttcaCCAAAAAATCTTGAAATATTTGAGAAATAAGAACACTGCCTGGAAGACTACTAACCTGAAAAAGTGGCTTGTGATGAGGTTGAGAATGGATGGTTATGATGCTTCTCTGTGTAGAACTTCTTGGGTCACCACCTACAACTGTCCTGGag GTGATTATGAGTACATAGATATTATGATGGACAACGATGAGAATGGAGGTGTAGGAAGATTGATAATAGACATAGATTTCAAGTCTCAGTTTGAATTGGCGAGGCCTACTACTTCCTACGCACAACTCACTGATACACTTCCCTGTATCTTTGTTGGGTGTGAAACCAAGCTTAACAAGATTATTTCAATCCTTTGCACAGCTGCAAAACAATCACTGAAAGAGAGTGGTCTCCACGTTCCTCCATGGAGAGGTACCAATTACATGCAATCCAAGTGGCTCTCAGATCACTGTCAGAAAGTCCAACCCATTCCTCGTATCTCCTCTAACAACAGCTAG